One genomic region from Nocardia vinacea encodes:
- a CDS encoding DEAD/DEAH box helicase: MKFTLKPYQRAALEDMLATLDRAKTIQERETTPTSVSLSATTGAGKTVIASAVIESLFYGNDDFDFEPDDGAVVIWFSDDPNLNEQTRFRIMEASDKVVSTDLVTIEPPFSKPKLEPGKVYFLNTQKLSKSSLLTRGHEVFAEEEVLDGMHASVQPDLQGYTIWQTIANTIGDPDLTLYLIVDEAHRGFGTKTTRDKSTIVQRLINGHAGYPPVPIVWGISATIGDFKEAMDDAHVSGDRRYLPPVQVDGFQVQESGLVKDVVKVDIPAEAQAIDMVLVRRAAKKLKHSSERWQTYCESQGLPDVVKPLLILQAPNTPDHDKLGEALGVIFEVMPELGSDSVRHVLGEHSMQTFGPHQVGWIEPQVVEDRTHVRVIIAKDAISTGWDCPRAEVLVSFRPAKDHDHIQQLLGRMVRTPLARRVPGDDELNSVDCLLPFFDRKTAGDVVKLLTAQIDGVPDPTTRKVILEECVMTPNKVIPEIVWNVWDNLPSMTIPQRGTSPVKRLASLALSLSTDSVRQEALAEVTRQIHRVLDESAELYKTRVKAATAEVLAVRLQEISAKFGGKSVEYTNIVEQADERAIRAAFEDARKVFGSDIAQAYVDHLTDDDDSDDALRDAFVRAAALACVPEVREAVDKKSDQMAEELFEEHADAIQDLPDDRQQEYRDINALAATPQIDRLGRPRTRIEDYIEEDDDGQLSRAELVMLHLMADENGEAPITKLNDWEGEIVKHEIARAGALAWYRNPPRQTADSLGIAYRDETSGNWRSMHPDFVFFHEVDGEAKASIVDPHGHHLDDSLVKLQALARFAEEHGHAFHRIEALSKVSDVMKMLNLKDEDVRGIVMTGGQPVDWFYNSQFAVNYYAEV, translated from the coding sequence ATGAAGTTCACCCTCAAGCCGTACCAGCGCGCCGCGCTCGAGGACATGCTTGCTACGCTCGACCGAGCCAAGACGATCCAAGAGCGCGAGACTACCCCCACTTCAGTCTCGTTGTCCGCCACCACGGGCGCTGGCAAGACTGTCATCGCGTCAGCCGTGATCGAGTCGCTGTTCTACGGCAATGACGACTTTGATTTCGAGCCGGACGACGGCGCCGTAGTCATCTGGTTCTCCGACGATCCGAACCTGAACGAGCAGACGCGATTCCGCATCATGGAGGCGTCCGACAAGGTCGTGTCGACGGACCTTGTCACGATCGAGCCGCCGTTCTCGAAGCCGAAGCTTGAACCAGGCAAGGTGTACTTCCTCAACACGCAGAAACTGTCGAAGTCGTCGTTGCTGACGCGTGGCCACGAGGTCTTTGCCGAGGAGGAAGTTCTGGACGGGATGCACGCTTCCGTCCAGCCCGACCTGCAGGGATACACGATCTGGCAGACGATCGCCAATACGATCGGCGATCCTGATCTCACGCTCTATTTGATCGTCGACGAGGCGCACCGCGGGTTCGGCACGAAGACGACCCGCGACAAGTCGACGATCGTTCAGCGCCTCATCAACGGACACGCCGGCTATCCGCCCGTGCCGATCGTTTGGGGCATCTCCGCGACCATCGGCGACTTCAAGGAAGCGATGGATGACGCACACGTGTCGGGTGACCGGCGCTATCTGCCGCCTGTCCAGGTCGATGGCTTCCAGGTGCAGGAGTCGGGACTAGTCAAGGACGTCGTGAAGGTCGACATCCCGGCCGAGGCGCAGGCGATCGATATGGTCCTGGTTCGTCGGGCCGCCAAGAAGTTGAAGCACTCGTCCGAGCGGTGGCAGACGTACTGCGAGTCGCAGGGGTTGCCAGACGTGGTCAAGCCGCTGCTGATCCTGCAAGCACCTAACACCCCAGACCACGACAAGCTAGGCGAGGCGCTTGGCGTCATCTTCGAGGTGATGCCCGAGCTGGGGTCTGACTCCGTCCGGCACGTACTTGGCGAACACTCGATGCAGACGTTCGGGCCTCACCAGGTTGGCTGGATCGAGCCACAAGTGGTCGAGGATCGCACGCACGTTCGGGTGATTATCGCCAAGGACGCGATCTCGACTGGATGGGACTGCCCGCGTGCCGAGGTGTTGGTGTCGTTCCGGCCCGCGAAGGATCACGACCACATCCAGCAACTGCTCGGCCGAATGGTGCGCACGCCACTTGCGCGGCGAGTCCCGGGTGACGACGAGCTCAACTCGGTCGACTGCCTGCTGCCATTTTTCGACCGCAAGACCGCTGGTGATGTCGTCAAGCTGCTGACCGCCCAGATCGACGGCGTGCCCGACCCGACGACTCGGAAGGTGATCCTCGAAGAGTGCGTCATGACGCCGAACAAGGTAATCCCAGAGATCGTCTGGAATGTATGGGACAACCTGCCGTCAATGACGATTCCCCAGCGCGGCACGTCACCCGTTAAACGCCTTGCTTCTCTCGCGCTCTCACTGTCGACTGACAGCGTGCGCCAGGAAGCACTGGCTGAGGTCACCAGGCAAATCCACCGGGTGCTCGACGAGTCCGCCGAGCTGTACAAGACCCGCGTGAAGGCGGCTACCGCTGAGGTGCTGGCGGTCCGTCTGCAGGAAATCTCGGCGAAGTTTGGCGGGAAGAGCGTCGAATACACCAACATCGTCGAGCAGGCTGACGAGCGAGCCATTCGTGCTGCGTTCGAGGACGCACGCAAGGTGTTCGGCTCCGATATCGCACAGGCCTACGTCGACCACCTGACGGACGACGACGACAGCGACGACGCGTTGCGCGATGCGTTCGTGCGGGCCGCGGCGCTCGCCTGCGTTCCGGAGGTGCGTGAAGCGGTCGACAAGAAGTCCGACCAGATGGCAGAAGAGCTGTTTGAGGAGCACGCGGACGCGATCCAGGACTTGCCCGACGATCGCCAACAGGAGTATCGCGACATCAACGCGCTCGCTGCGACCCCTCAAATCGATCGGCTCGGTCGGCCGCGCACCCGTATTGAGGACTACATTGAGGAGGACGACGACGGTCAGCTGAGCCGCGCCGAGCTTGTGATGTTGCACTTGATGGCGGACGAGAACGGCGAAGCTCCCATCACGAAGTTGAACGACTGGGAAGGCGAGATCGTCAAGCATGAGATCGCTCGTGCCGGCGCACTCGCGTGGTACCGGAACCCGCCGCGACAGACGGCCGACTCGCTCGGAATCGCTTACCGCGATGAGACGAGCGGCAACTGGCGTTCGATGCATCCGGACTTCGTCTTCTTTCACGAGGTCGACGGTGAAGCAAAGGCGTCGATCGTCGACCCGCACGGCCACCATCTGGACGACTCACTGGTCAAGCTTCAGGCGCTTGCCAGATTCGCCGAGGAGCATGGTCACGCGTTCCACCGAATCGAGGCCCTGAGCAAGGTCAGCGACGTAATGAAGATGCTGAACCTGAAGGACGAGGACGTACGGGGCATCGTCATGACCGGCGGCCAGCCGGTCGACTGGTTCTACAACTCCCAGTTTGCTGTCAACTACTACGCCGAAGTCTGA
- a CDS encoding helix-turn-helix transcriptional regulator, whose protein sequence is MHMTTGETIRRIRKSIGMTQAELGALLHFTQPAVSQLEHDGPAVYDVRVLRRVAKALQVPLAILVVESDEEAEVNRRQFFKSGAVGVGTAMAADRRQIPPPVSAGVRLGQTDVERITKSVNQIHELQLIAGGDRLCEVAANEVRYVEQLLDLGSYSDEVGKALTGTGAEMMTAAGWVHYDAGRWGDARRYYADAVQAATAAGEGTAAAHAWINACLLSYREGSRPREGVQLAEAAQLAARRQGGPKLRALAAIREAEAHSAIGDRAAMEAAVSRAHRAYDSTRGQDPAYLAHLPEAQLSGLTGLAFMRLGNHQSATTYLQAAIGGTAVYPRERTAWQIRLAQNFIRAGDVAEGCVVLTDNFEDIAKVASTRLQRTLHEIADNLRPYSSVPEAGGFLGMWTAR, encoded by the coding sequence ATGCACATGACGACCGGTGAGACGATCCGACGGATACGCAAATCCATCGGTATGACACAGGCGGAACTCGGCGCACTCCTGCACTTCACGCAGCCCGCTGTCTCGCAGCTGGAGCATGATGGCCCGGCCGTTTATGATGTGCGCGTTCTCCGCCGGGTGGCGAAAGCTCTGCAGGTGCCGCTCGCAATATTGGTGGTGGAGTCGGATGAGGAGGCGGAGGTGAACCGACGCCAATTTTTCAAATCAGGGGCGGTCGGAGTTGGTACTGCTATGGCGGCAGATAGACGACAGATCCCTCCGCCGGTTTCCGCAGGAGTCAGGCTTGGCCAAACGGACGTCGAGCGAATCACCAAGAGCGTCAATCAGATCCACGAGCTTCAGCTGATAGCTGGTGGTGATCGGTTGTGCGAGGTCGCCGCCAACGAAGTGCGGTATGTCGAACAGCTGCTGGATCTGGGTAGCTACAGCGACGAGGTCGGTAAGGCCCTGACCGGCACCGGTGCCGAGATGATGACTGCTGCAGGATGGGTCCACTACGACGCCGGCCGCTGGGGCGACGCGAGACGCTATTACGCCGATGCCGTTCAGGCCGCTACGGCTGCGGGTGAAGGTACCGCTGCTGCTCACGCGTGGATCAATGCCTGCCTGTTGTCATATCGCGAGGGTTCGCGGCCCAGAGAAGGGGTCCAGTTGGCTGAAGCCGCGCAGCTTGCGGCTAGGAGGCAGGGTGGCCCGAAGCTGCGGGCGCTGGCAGCCATCCGCGAGGCCGAAGCGCACAGCGCGATTGGCGATCGTGCCGCTATGGAGGCAGCAGTGAGTCGGGCGCACCGCGCGTACGACTCGACCAGGGGGCAGGATCCCGCCTATCTGGCGCATTTGCCTGAAGCGCAGCTCAGTGGTTTGACCGGGCTGGCCTTCATGCGCCTCGGCAATCATCAGTCAGCAACGACCTATCTGCAGGCGGCCATAGGCGGCACGGCGGTATATCCTCGTGAACGTACTGCTTGGCAGATCCGTTTGGCGCAGAACTTCATTCGGGCCGGGGACGTTGCCGAGGGATGTGTCGTGTTGACCGACAACTTTGAGGACATCGCTAAGGTTGCGTCGACCCGCCTTCAAAGAACACTTCACGAGATCGCTGATAATCTGCGACCGTATTCATCGGTACCTGAGGCTGGGGGCTTCCTTGGTATGTGGACGGCCCGCTGA
- a CDS encoding site-specific DNA-methyltransferase: MSRLNDLLRQVANTDPQLAKDLQRETNALADRRAFGLNFERHVPEAVELPGRPVRKNDKVRILPDCGEMPKKENERLYRVAKIYTEDGERWADVVAVDDPDEVSSVLANDLVVVAEFRDPIYPGLVSTGRVERGGDKPFHTVINSENYHALQALLFTHRGRVDCIYIDPPYNTGAKDWKYNNDYVESDDHYRHSKWLAFMERRLLLAKELLNPDDSVLIVTIDEKEYLRLGLLLEQTFPEASIQMISSVINPAGAGRSTEFSRTDEYIFYARFGVCAILPQQREEEAKGVVWDTLRRSDFASRRGTAKGGTAQFYPIYVDTESRRIREIGEPLAHGVDRETSPLVPGCVSVFPIRPDGTEMNWGLTPDAARKRLAEGYIRVGRPKPTEPQQFVISYLTAGIISDIGTGAARVTARAEDGSVVAEYVTGRVVMPTTHWNHAAHDAQRGGTQVLRELIPGRRFPFPKSLFAVEDSLSHVLKSKPDAVVLDFFAGSGTTAHAVVRLNKQDGGNRRSISITNNEVSAEEQKTLRKRGLRPGDVGWETQGICDYITKPRITAAISGTTPDGTPIMGDYKFTDEFPMSDGFNENVEFFTLTYESAMRVSSNREFAKIAPFLWLRAGSRGRRIDDIVSGWDVGEVYGVIANLDLSEAFIKAVEAQDGLTHAFVVTDEDRLFEAMVRQLPDHIEPVRLYSSYLRNFEIEAGRAAR, encoded by the coding sequence GTGTCACGCCTCAACGACCTCCTCCGCCAAGTCGCCAACACTGACCCCCAGTTGGCGAAAGATCTGCAGCGCGAAACCAACGCGCTCGCAGACCGCCGCGCGTTCGGACTGAACTTCGAGCGGCACGTCCCCGAGGCAGTCGAGCTGCCGGGTAGGCCCGTACGCAAGAACGACAAGGTACGTATCCTCCCGGACTGCGGCGAAATGCCGAAAAAGGAGAACGAACGTCTCTACCGGGTCGCGAAGATCTACACCGAAGACGGCGAGCGGTGGGCTGACGTTGTGGCGGTGGACGACCCCGACGAGGTGTCGTCCGTGCTCGCGAACGACCTCGTCGTCGTCGCCGAGTTCCGTGATCCCATCTACCCGGGCCTAGTCTCCACCGGCAGGGTCGAACGCGGGGGTGACAAGCCGTTCCACACCGTCATCAACTCCGAGAACTACCACGCGCTCCAAGCGCTGCTGTTTACCCATCGTGGGAGAGTCGACTGCATCTACATCGACCCGCCCTACAACACCGGGGCGAAGGACTGGAAGTACAACAACGACTACGTCGAGTCCGACGACCACTATCGCCACTCGAAGTGGCTAGCGTTCATGGAGCGCCGTCTGTTGCTTGCGAAGGAGTTGCTGAACCCCGACGACTCGGTGCTCATCGTCACCATTGATGAGAAGGAGTACCTGCGGCTGGGGCTGCTGCTGGAACAGACGTTTCCGGAAGCCTCCATACAGATGATTTCGTCAGTCATCAATCCCGCAGGCGCAGGTCGATCAACTGAGTTCAGCCGAACCGACGAGTACATCTTCTATGCACGCTTTGGCGTGTGTGCAATCTTGCCGCAGCAACGAGAAGAAGAGGCTAAGGGGGTGGTTTGGGACACACTTCGCCGCAGTGACTTTGCTTCGCGACGCGGTACCGCTAAAGGCGGAACCGCACAATTCTACCCGATTTATGTTGATACGGAGAGCCGTCGAATCCGGGAAATTGGAGAGCCGCTCGCTCACGGAGTGGACCGGGAAACTTCCCCCCTTGTTCCTGGCTGTGTATCTGTTTTCCCAATCCGGCCTGACGGTACAGAGATGAACTGGGGTCTCACTCCCGATGCCGCACGTAAGCGACTTGCTGAAGGATACATCCGGGTCGGTCGCCCGAAACCCACGGAGCCGCAGCAGTTTGTCATTTCGTACTTGACTGCTGGCATCATCTCCGACATTGGCACTGGCGCGGCCCGTGTGACCGCACGAGCAGAAGACGGTTCGGTCGTTGCAGAGTACGTCACCGGACGAGTCGTCATGCCGACAACTCATTGGAACCACGCTGCACACGATGCCCAGCGTGGCGGTACGCAGGTGCTCCGCGAGCTGATCCCCGGACGGAGGTTTCCATTCCCGAAATCGCTGTTCGCGGTAGAAGATTCTTTGTCGCACGTGCTCAAATCAAAGCCTGATGCCGTTGTGCTGGACTTCTTCGCTGGCTCCGGCACCACGGCGCATGCGGTGGTGCGATTGAACAAGCAGGACGGAGGCAATCGTCGTTCCATCTCGATCACTAACAACGAGGTTAGCGCCGAAGAGCAGAAGACCCTCCGAAAGCGTGGTCTCCGGCCGGGCGATGTGGGCTGGGAAACGCAGGGTATTTGTGACTACATCACCAAGCCCAGGATCACCGCAGCGATCAGCGGCACGACACCTGACGGAACCCCAATCATGGGCGACTACAAGTTCACCGACGAGTTCCCGATGTCGGACGGTTTCAACGAGAACGTCGAGTTCTTTACACTCACCTACGAGTCTGCGATGCGTGTGTCGTCCAACCGTGAGTTCGCGAAGATCGCCCCGTTCCTATGGCTTCGAGCAGGATCCAGGGGACGACGTATCGACGACATCGTGTCCGGTTGGGATGTGGGTGAGGTGTACGGCGTGATCGCGAATTTGGACTTGAGCGAAGCATTCATTAAGGCGGTCGAGGCTCAGGACGGTCTCACCCACGCGTTCGTCGTCACGGACGAAGATCGCCTGTTCGAGGCCATGGTTCGGCAGTTGCCCGACCACATCGAACCGGTTCGCCTGTACTCGTCCTACCTGCGCAACTTCGAGATCGAGGCCGGGAGGGCCGCACGATGA
- a CDS encoding YunG family protein, with amino-acid sequence MGTVAIEALRAALEQSWSVDTSAASGWTEANRAKGQCAVTACVVQDYLGGEILNTTATLPSGETVSHYFNLVDGGIVDLTRQQFPDTTRFSKPEPKRKGFASTREYCLSYESTRQRYALLTRRVARYLRERD; translated from the coding sequence ATGGGCACGGTCGCCATTGAGGCCCTCCGAGCTGCACTGGAACAGTCGTGGTCAGTGGATACGAGTGCAGCCTCGGGCTGGACGGAAGCCAACCGCGCAAAGGGACAGTGCGCTGTCACTGCGTGTGTGGTCCAGGACTACCTCGGTGGCGAGATTCTCAATACGACTGCCACCCTGCCCAGCGGTGAAACAGTCTCGCATTATTTTAACCTCGTCGATGGCGGCATCGTCGACCTCACCCGGCAGCAGTTTCCGGATACAACACGGTTTTCTAAGCCAGAACCGAAAAGGAAAGGCTTCGCATCAACCCGCGAGTACTGCCTGTCGTACGAGAGCACGAGACAAAGATATGCACTGCTGACTAGACGAGTTGCCAGATATCTTCGCGAGAGAGATTAG
- a CDS encoding DUF3558 domain-containing protein has protein sequence MSVITVMVSACGSNSPDNNSVDNTATSTQPSLSISVSPAPSQVNKGRGTVEYDPCRQLDDKTISNIGFDPNTRQRADQIHDTYSFIGCKFAHKEQVRGQNVTTSFLTISATNLALDEFRSREASNAKDIKVNGRDAITYSKTNAEACYVTMTSSWGTIDVGKTVNGASTSERPCDRINEIAESIESAIGDR, from the coding sequence TTGAGTGTTATCACGGTAATGGTATCCGCGTGCGGAAGCAATTCGCCAGACAACAATTCGGTCGATAATACGGCCACATCAACTCAACCAAGCCTTTCCATCTCGGTCTCGCCTGCGCCTAGCCAGGTAAACAAAGGACGTGGCACCGTCGAGTACGACCCCTGTCGACAGCTAGATGACAAGACCATTTCCAATATCGGATTTGATCCGAATACTCGACAGCGCGCCGATCAAATACATGACACATACTCATTTATTGGATGCAAGTTCGCGCACAAGGAGCAAGTCCGCGGACAGAACGTCACGACGAGCTTTCTCACGATATCGGCAACAAATCTGGCGTTGGACGAATTCAGAAGTCGCGAAGCCAGCAATGCGAAAGATATTAAGGTCAACGGGCGCGACGCAATTACATATAGCAAAACAAATGCTGAGGCATGCTATGTGACGATGACATCCTCGTGGGGCACGATCGATGTTGGTAAAACCGTCAACGGAGCCTCTACCAGCGAGCGCCCCTGTGATCGAATCAACGAGATCGCTGAGTCCATCGAGTCAGCGATCGGTGACCGCTGA
- a CDS encoding DUF4254 domain-containing protein, with amino-acid sequence MVLQACAGTVAIEHPVLRAAYELASLHEARSEGNANVGAIDGERARLVGRIDDWVTSAKRPVYDAAYLHTETVGMVIDRLAEFSVDARAASEPSIPSLQLRYAQRRLTELSVAYSDLCFEISAGTRRLPNFSFPATEGDSTEPPDGRADL; translated from the coding sequence ATGGTTCTGCAAGCATGCGCCGGGACTGTAGCTATCGAGCATCCGGTCCTGCGCGCCGCCTACGAGCTGGCCAGCCTGCACGAAGCCCGGTCGGAAGGGAACGCTAATGTCGGCGCGATCGACGGCGAACGCGCTCGACTGGTGGGCCGGATCGATGATTGGGTGACATCGGCCAAGCGCCCGGTCTATGACGCCGCGTACCTGCACACCGAGACCGTCGGCATGGTGATCGATCGCCTCGCCGAGTTCTCGGTCGATGCCCGTGCCGCATCCGAGCCGAGTATTCCCTCGCTGCAGTTGCGTTATGCCCAGCGTCGCCTCACCGAGCTTTCCGTCGCCTACAGCGATTTGTGCTTCGAGATCTCGGCGGGAACCCGCCGACTGCCGAACTTCTCATTCCCTGCGACGGAAGGAGATTCGACTGAACCACCGGATGGGCGAGCTGACCTGTAA
- a CDS encoding DNA/RNA helicase domain-containing protein, with protein sequence MRIRDTYKVLLTRGMQGVVLYAVDPEIQEFTFGLADSLV encoded by the coding sequence ATGCGCATCCGCGACACGTACAAGGTCTTGCTGACCCGAGGGATGCAAGGGGTGGTCCTCTACGCGGTCGACCCAGAAATCCAGGAGTTCACCTTCGGTCTGGCCGATTCCCTCGTATAA